The following is a genomic window from Hymenobacter monticola.
TGCAGGCCAGCGGCGAGCCCAAGATGGAAGCTGAAAATTCCACGGTGCTCGCCAAGCTGGAACTGCTGAAACCGCCGACGCACTCCATGCACGCCCATAACGCCGTATTTGTGGAAGTAAAAGTCGACCCCGAGTTGATGACTGTGCACGTCACCCGTGTGGTGAATGCCGTGGCCGCCGGTCGCATCCTCAACCCCAAAACGGCCCGCAGCCAGGTACTCGGCTCGGTGGTTTGGGGCATCAGTTCGGCCCTGATGGAAGAATCGGTGATGGACCACCGCTTCGGCCGCTACATGAACCACAACTACGCCGAATACCACGTGCCGGTGAACGCCGACATCCACGACATCGACGTGATTTTCGTGAACGAGGAGGACGACAAAGTGAACCCGCTCGGCGTCAAAGGCCTCGGCGAAGTGGGCCTGCTGGGCGTGGCCGCCGCCGTGACCAACGCCATCTACCACGCCACCGGCAAGCGCGTCCGCGACCTGCCCGTGACGATTGACAAGCTGCTGTAGCAACTCCGGCGGCTGGTGCCGCTGCAGTGCCATAGAAACGCCCCGCAACTGGTTGGTTGCGGGGCGTTTTTGTGCTTAGCGTTTTGGCTGGTTCTGGTGAAAATTTATAAGCGGCAAACTCAGCCATAGTCATTGACTATAAAGTTATAGATAAAATCGATGTTGCTTATAACCTGCCATAAATTAGCTTTGTCCAAAGCTTTTACCTGAGGTATTGCTTCAGCTTTACAAACAGCTTTCTAAGACTGTCTGCAAGAGTTTACTCAATCTGGTCTTTCACAAGACTATATCAAAACCCAACCATAAGATGAGCGCCAACCTGCACGACCTCCCCGCAGACAACTCCATCCTCCACGACCTGAACGCGGAAGCCGCCCAGTGCCCCTTCCTCAACGGCGCGGTGAAGCAGACGGCCGGTGGCGGCCGCACCAACCGCGAGTGGTGGCCCAACATGCTCAAGCTAAGCATCCTGCGCCAACACTCCACCCTGTCCGACCCGATGGACAAGGATTTCAACTACGCCGAAGAATTCCAGAAGCTGGACCTGAACGCAGTGAAGCAGGACCTGTTCGAGCTGATGACCAACTCGCAGGACTGGTGGCCAGCCGACTACGGCCACTACGGCCCCTTCTTCATCCGCATGGCCTGGCACAGCGCCGGCACCTACCGCATTGCCGACGGTCGCGGCGGCGCGGGCATGGGCATGCAGCGCTTCGCCCCCCTCAACAGCTGGCCCGACAACGCCAACCTCGACAAAGCCCGCTTGCTGCTGTGGCCCATCAAGCAGAAATACGGCAAGCAAATTTCCTGGGCCGACCTCATCATCCTGACCGGCAACTGCGCCCTCGAGTCGATGGGTCTGAAGCCGTTCGGCTTCGCCGGCGGCCGTCCCGATGGCTGGGAGCCGCAGGAAGACGTGTACTGGGGCCCCGAAACCGAGTGGCTCGGCGACAAGCGCTACGTAGACGACCGGCAGCTGGAAAACCCGCTGGCCGCCGTGCAAATGGGCCTCATCTACGTGAACCCCGAGGGCCCGGACGGTGAGCCCATCCCCGAGCGCTCGGCCCGCGACATCCGCGAAACCTTCGGCCGCATGGCCATGAACGACGAAGAAACCGTGGCCCTGATTGCCGGCGGCCATACCTTCGGCAAAACCCACGGCGCGGCCGAGCCCGCCAAATTCGTGGCCCGCGAGCCCGCCGGCGCGCCCCTCGAAGAGCTGGGCCAGGGCTGGCGCAACAGCTTCGGCAAAGGCCACTCCGAGCACACCATCACCAGCGGCCTCGAAGGCGCCTGGACCCGCACGCCCGCGAAGTGGAGCAACGACTACTTCGACAACCTGTTCGGTTTCGAGTGGGAGCTGACCAAGAGCCCCGCCGGCGCGCACCAGTGGCGCCCCGTGAACGGCGGCGGTGCCGGCACCATCCCCGATGCCCACGACCCGGCCGTGAAGCACGCTCCCTTCATGCTGACTTCGGACATCGCCCTGCGCGCCGACCCCGCGTATGAGGCCATTTCGCGCCGCTTCCACGAAAACCCCGACCAGTTTGCCGACGCTTTCGCCCGCGCCTGGTTCAAGCTGACGCACCGCGACATGGGCCCCAAAGAGCGCTACCTCGGCCCTGAAGTGCCCACCGAAGAGCTGCTCTGGCAAGACCCTATTCCCGCCGTTACCTACCAAGTGATTGACGACCAGGACGTGGCCGCGCTGAAAGGCAAAATCGCTGAATCCGGCCTCACAGTGCCGCAACTGGTATCTACCGCCTGGGCTTCGGCCTCCACCTACCGCGGCTCCGACAAGCGCGGCGGCACCAACGGCGGCCGCCTGCGCCTGGCCCCGCAGCGCTACTGGGAGGTGAACAACCCCGCCCAGCTCTCCACCGTGCTCAACAAGCTCGGCGGCATCCAGCAGGAATTCAACACGGCCCAGACTGGCGGCAAGCAGGTTTCGATGGCCGACCTCATCGTGCTGGCCGGCGTAGTTGGCATTGAGCAGGCCGCCAAAAATGCAGGCCACTCGGTAACGGTGCCCTTCACCCCCGGCCGCGCCGATGCCTCGCAGGAGCAAACCGATGTGGTGTCGTTCCAGGCCCTGGAGCCGGCCGCCGATGGTTTCCGCAACTACCTGAAAACGCACCACCGCGCCGCCGCCGAGGAGTTGCTGATTGACAAAGCCCAGCTCCTGACCCTGACCGCCCCCGAGCTGACCGTGCTGTTCGGTGGCCTGCGCGCCATCAACATCAACTTCGACGGCTCGAACAACGGCGTGTTCACCACCCAAGCCGGCGCGCTCACCAACGACTACTTCCTGAACCTGCTCGACCTGAACACCACCTGGGCCAGCACCTCGGATGCCCAAAACCTCTTCAACGGCCGCGACCGCAAAACCGGCCAGACGAAGTGGACCGGAACCCGCGTCGACCTGATTTTCGGTTCGAACTCCGAGCTGCGCGCCCTGGCCGAAGTGTACGCCTTCGGCGATTCGCAGGAAAAGTTCGTGAAGGACTTCGTAGCCGTGTGGGCCAAGCTGATGAACCTCGGCCGCTTCGACTTGGCCAAGTCGTAAGGCCACCCGCCAGCGCTTCCGCCCCGTGAGGTGCGGAACTAGCTGAAGCCTCAAAAGAAACGCCCCGTAACGAATTCGTTACGGGGCGTTTTCTTTTGATGTGAAATAGAATATTGGCGTTTATTTCAGGTATATACCTTTATCCTTTAGTTTTCCAAAATATTTTTCGTACTGCTGGATGGCATATATATCCATCATGCCGCCTATATAGTCTTGCACTTTCCTTTCCCATTTAGGCTCATGACGATAATTCGCAGGAAGTAAGACCATTTTCTTATTGTATGATTTATCAGTGTACAATTCATACAATTTGGTCAAAACATGCTTACCTAACTGCTCATATTCAACAATATCTGGCTGCCGTTTGATTGCCTCAAATGTCAATGTCTTCAACCCGCTGATTAATAATCCAAACTGCTTGTACCCTAGTTTACCATCAACAAGGTCAACATCCCTAACAAATGTGTTTGCAAGAATGGATGTAAGCTCTTTCCTGTATAACATAGCATACTCTTCCGAAGTCTTATAGACATGCGCCTGTTCTGCAAATTGCCTTGCTAGCACGTTGAATTTCTTAAATTCGACAATAATGTCTTTGTATTCATCTCTTATTGAAAATTCATAAAGCAATTCATCAATTGTGAAGTATTTAAGCCTTAATGCATCTTCTAAGTCATGTATCGCATAGGCAATTTCATCTGACAAATCCATGATTTCGCAATCAATGGTCTTATGAGAAATCCCATACGTATCAAGCCAATCAGCAACAACTTCATAGTCACCGTTGTATAAAAACTTTTTGTTTTTAATTTCTTTCGAATTTCCATTCTCGTCCGTCGTAACGCCCATTTCTTGCTTGAAATATTTTACGACACCTAATAATGTTCTAATAGTTAAATTGAGGCCATTAAAATCATAATGCCGCTCTTCAATATTATTTAATATCCGAAATGTTTGAGCATTCCCCTCATAAGGATTGGATGTACACACTCCGCTCAAAAACACTTCCCCTGCGTGACCAAACGGAGGATTACCGATATCATGAGCCAGTGAGCATGTTTGTACAGTTATATTATCCTGTAACTTCAGCCTCTTGCTAATTGTCTTTGCTACCTGTGCAACTTCATTACTGTGTGTTAAACGGTTTCTATAGAATACTTGGCTCTTAGGAACAAACAACTGCATCTTACCTTGAAGCCGGCGATAAGAAGAAGAATAGAGGACTCTAGAGTAATCAACATCAGCGTTGGTTCTGAAGTAATCTGTGCTGCCTAGGTATTTATTGTCAGCACGAATATCTTTTACTACATCGAGCTGTGCTTCCTTAATTCGGGAATATTCTTCAAGTTCTGCGGAAATCATATTTTTCTCTATTTAGGTTAAAAAATTCATTCTCGGTTATTGATGACTGCAAATGGTTCATCATCAAGCATGCGCAATATACATATCTTCTATCTATAAATTTTCAGGTTCCGGAATACGGTTCACGGTGAAGTCTTAATCTAGACAACTAGCATACTCTATCCTTCTTGACTGGCATTAGT
Proteins encoded in this region:
- the dgt gene encoding dGTP triphosphohydrolase, with translation MISAELEEYSRIKEAQLDVVKDIRADNKYLGSTDYFRTNADVDYSRVLYSSSYRRLQGKMQLFVPKSQVFYRNRLTHSNEVAQVAKTISKRLKLQDNITVQTCSLAHDIGNPPFGHAGEVFLSGVCTSNPYEGNAQTFRILNNIEERHYDFNGLNLTIRTLLGVVKYFKQEMGVTTDENGNSKEIKNKKFLYNGDYEVVADWLDTYGISHKTIDCEIMDLSDEIAYAIHDLEDALRLKYFTIDELLYEFSIRDEYKDIIVEFKKFNVLARQFAEQAHVYKTSEEYAMLYRKELTSILANTFVRDVDLVDGKLGYKQFGLLISGLKTLTFEAIKRQPDIVEYEQLGKHVLTKLYELYTDKSYNKKMVLLPANYRHEPKWERKVQDYIGGMMDIYAIQQYEKYFGKLKDKGIYLK
- the katG gene encoding catalase/peroxidase HPI, with the translated sequence MSANLHDLPADNSILHDLNAEAAQCPFLNGAVKQTAGGGRTNREWWPNMLKLSILRQHSTLSDPMDKDFNYAEEFQKLDLNAVKQDLFELMTNSQDWWPADYGHYGPFFIRMAWHSAGTYRIADGRGGAGMGMQRFAPLNSWPDNANLDKARLLLWPIKQKYGKQISWADLIILTGNCALESMGLKPFGFAGGRPDGWEPQEDVYWGPETEWLGDKRYVDDRQLENPLAAVQMGLIYVNPEGPDGEPIPERSARDIRETFGRMAMNDEETVALIAGGHTFGKTHGAAEPAKFVAREPAGAPLEELGQGWRNSFGKGHSEHTITSGLEGAWTRTPAKWSNDYFDNLFGFEWELTKSPAGAHQWRPVNGGGAGTIPDAHDPAVKHAPFMLTSDIALRADPAYEAISRRFHENPDQFADAFARAWFKLTHRDMGPKERYLGPEVPTEELLWQDPIPAVTYQVIDDQDVAALKGKIAESGLTVPQLVSTAWASASTYRGSDKRGGTNGGRLRLAPQRYWEVNNPAQLSTVLNKLGGIQQEFNTAQTGGKQVSMADLIVLAGVVGIEQAAKNAGHSVTVPFTPGRADASQEQTDVVSFQALEPAADGFRNYLKTHHRAAAEELLIDKAQLLTLTAPELTVLFGGLRAININFDGSNNGVFTTQAGALTNDYFLNLLDLNTTWASTSDAQNLFNGRDRKTGQTKWTGTRVDLIFGSNSELRALAEVYAFGDSQEKFVKDFVAVWAKLMNLGRFDLAKS